In Candidatus Bathyarchaeia archaeon, a single genomic region encodes these proteins:
- a CDS encoding carbohydrate kinase family protein, which translates to MIDGIFFVGHVSVDRVQNINGSNVQPGGAALYAAVAAKTLLENIYLISVVGRDYPFLNILDMFSRRYLKVSKAPSTRFSIKYNEAWEAKYLEAKYGSGLKISPSLIPVESLSQESILHISPISPIKVKRIVELIREKKPKTKVSVNTWIGYIRGENKRILREVAQEADFFILNDSEAKALADTRSLSAALKTLRSRMLVVTLGELGAIISKDNGEIQVVPALRMPVEKVIDTTGAGDTWCGSFLAAYKQTNDLMKSVIAASIISSIKCTGWGFSKLLNLKFRKVDDIIEYVIGLKEGGVQKKILDYIVKQK; encoded by the coding sequence ATGATTGATGGGATATTCTTCGTGGGCCACGTTTCAGTAGATAGAGTTCAGAACATTAATGGGTCAAATGTGCAGCCGGGTGGAGCTGCGCTGTACGCTGCCGTAGCCGCTAAAACCCTTCTAGAAAACATCTATTTGATCTCTGTTGTCGGCAGAGATTACCCGTTTCTAAACATATTAGACATGTTTTCGAGACGCTACTTAAAGGTCTCTAAAGCCCCCTCAACAAGATTCAGCATTAAGTACAACGAGGCTTGGGAGGCAAAATATTTAGAGGCGAAATACGGGTCTGGCCTCAAAATATCGCCTTCGCTAATACCGGTAGAATCTCTAAGTCAAGAGAGCATACTGCATATTTCGCCCATATCGCCGATTAAAGTGAAGAGGATTGTGGAATTAATTAGGGAGAAGAAGCCTAAAACAAAGGTCTCCGTTAACACTTGGATAGGGTATATTAGGGGAGAGAATAAAAGGATCCTCAGAGAAGTCGCCCAAGAAGCCGATTTCTTCATATTAAATGACTCTGAGGCGAAGGCTCTCGCAGATACGAGGAGCCTCTCGGCAGCCCTAAAAACCTTAAGGTCGAGGATGCTTGTAGTGACGCTGGGGGAGCTAGGCGCAATAATAAGCAAGGATAATGGTGAAATCCAAGTTGTGCCCGCTTTAAGGATGCCGGTTGAGAAAGTAATAGATACTACTGGCGCCGGAGACACGTGGTGCGGCTCCTTCCTAGCCGCCTACAAGCAAACCAATGATTTAATGAAGTCCGTTATAGCGGCCTCCATAATCTCTAGCATAAAGTGCACTGGTTGGGGTTTCAGCAAGCTTCTAAATCTAAAGTTTAGGAAAGTGGACGACATAATAGAGTACGTTATCGGGTTAAAGGAGGGAGGAGTGCAGAAAAAAATTTTAGATTACATAGTTAAGCAAAAATGA